One Triticum dicoccoides isolate Atlit2015 ecotype Zavitan chromosome 4B, WEW_v2.0, whole genome shotgun sequence genomic window carries:
- the LOC119293049 gene encoding uncharacterized protein LOC119293049: MHEVKKTLENLFAEYSGAAVSQTSSDGATNSRGSRGDGSDMFDDYESYIQSQRTNVERSQLDLYLEETPRKLNDELNVLEFWSKSSMRYPELVSMARDILGVPISSVASEQAFSMSHKVITPNRASLKPKTIEALMCLQDWYRWKMSQNEEMSTTGGGHSSSHADELSSDSSSGGDNSESLLFAEEEGALPNSPEGKIQAPECKPLAGSQAVAQTEGVRTPASLVKSTHEALGQEAFTDEQHEQLDAQILVNADLSQGKPLAKAAVRPARDSPPLEGALPNSPEEVQTPECKPYARSQALPETVHVRTPVSWVKSTREALTHKAFAYELHAQLDAQILVNPDLSQGKPLAKSALRPVRNPPLERALTNSSEEIQTPEWKPYAGSQAVPDTEGVRTPGSSLKNTCEALAHEAFTDEQHAQLYAHILITADLKQGKPPSKAAMLLAFGQPVEGQKHAWEEVWRAAVDRYQNQMSPLGFETPFSSQNGPLEPSPNSMRNLEEFELKEAHSELDDAQTSKWQNQKSPVTGFETPIKSVIGNCTAQGLDVQNGGEIQQSVICADKVDQEPPDDRKIMDTIYGGLESVCGSTPLESSESSTEQDSCVKCGKDGQLLKCSSCFLAAHATCFGSSVTFDDSGHFDCPVCYCRKAAKALEKAKKTYSEARKKLSVFCSGWKQFSKEHSELMNGFHTAKKQGNHQSEAAELCRKDGEPSHLKENGTSDACPENAVTTKTTIFSSSENAKSHGDSNSNLSHEVPYSARDRSSSVANRNIGVGKENCLMNSPNCNFPDRLGAISSRNISRRKVSFQEMGTVAPNSTWKTLRYQDQFVHSPARKRYYPYPPEHYYSPHTPAMRSPLAPSKTPFTGKTPFTSTTARRKMIFWTEAEEVALREAVAKFAPKGEAAKEKRSISWVRIHEYCRESIHPTRCPDDLRKKWNRMKNKLGGCPEDGSVGGDGCF, translated from the exons ATGCATGAAGTTAAGAAAACTTTGGAGAATTTGTTTGCTGAATATAGTGGTGCTGCTGTTAGTCAAACATCATCAGATGGTGCTACAAACAGTAGGGGAAGTAGGGGAGATGGTTCTGATATGTTCGATGACTACGAGAGTTACATTCAATCTCAACGGACAAATGTAGAGAGGTCTCAATTGGATCTTTATTTGGAAGAAACTCCTAGAAAATTGAATGACGAGTTGAATGTCTTGGAGTTTTGGAGCAAATCATCTATGCGATACCCTGAGCTTGTATCAATGGCTCGTGATATTCTTGGTGTCCCCATTTCTAGTGTTGCTTCAGAACAAGCCTTTAGCATGAGTCACAAAGTTATAACACCTAACCGAGCTTCACTTAAGCCTAAGACCATCGAGGCTTTAATGTGTCTCCAAGATTGGTATCGTTGGAAGATGTCTCAGAATGAAG AAATGAGCACTACAGGAGGTGGACATTCAAGTTCTCATGCAGATGAGTTATCTTCAGATTCG TCGAGTGGCGGAGATAATTCAGAGAGCCTTTTGTTTGCAGAAGAAGAGGGGGCGCTGCCGAACTCGCCGGAGGGGAAAATTCAGGCGCCTGAGTGCAAACCTCTTGCCGGATCTCAAGCTGTTGCACAAACCGAG GGCGTGAGGACACCTGCAAGTTTGGTTAAGAGCACCCATGAAGCTTTGGGGCAAGAAGCATTCACTGATGAACAGCATGAGCAGTTGGATGCACAGATACTAGTCAATGCAGATCTTAG ccaGGGAAAGCCACTAGCAAAGGCCGCCGTACGCCCCGCACGCGACTCTCCTCCTCTAG AGGGAGCACTGCCAAATTCACCAGAGGAGGTTCAGACCCCTGAGTGCAAACCTTATGCCAGATCTCAAGCTCTTCCAGAAACTGTG CATGTGAGGACACCTGTAAGTTGGGTTAAGAGCACCCGTGAAGCTTTGACGCATAAAGCATTCGCCTATGAACTCCATGCACAGCTGGATGCACAGATACTAGTCAATCCAGATCTTAG CCAGGGAAAACCACTAGCAAAGTCCGCCCTACGCCCCGTGCGCAACCCTCCTCTAG AACGAGCACTGACAAATTCATCAGAGGAGATTCAGACTCCTGAATGGAAACCTTATGCCGGATCTCAAGCTGTTCCAGATACAGAG GGTGTGAGGACACCTGGAAGTTCGCTTAAGAACACCTGTGAAGCTTTGGCGCATGAAGCATTCACCGATGAACAGCATGCGCAGTTGTATGCACATATATTAATAACTGCGGATCTTAA acAGGGAAAACCACCATCAAAGGCAGCCATGCTTCTGGCCTTTGGACAACCTG TGGAGGGTCAGAAACATGCATGGGAGGAGGTTTGGCGTGCTGCTGTTGACAGATACCAGAACCAAATGTCACCACTGGGCTTTGAGACACCTTTTAGTTCCCAGAATG GCCCGTTAGAACCATCTCCTAACAGCATGAGGAATCTTGAGGAGTTTGAGCTGAAGGAGGCGCATTCAGAGCTCGATGATGCACAGACTAGCAAATGGCAGAACCAGAAGTCACCAGTGACTGGCTTTGAGACACCCATCAAGTCTGTGATAG GTAATTGCACAGCTCAAGGTTTGGATGTTCAGAATGGTGGAGAGATTCAGCAGTCAGTCATTTGTGCTGACAAAGTTGATCAAGAGCCACCTGATGACAGAAAGATAATGGATACAATCTATGGTGGGCTAGAGTCTGTTTGCGGCAGCACTCCCTTGGAAAGTTCAGAAAGCTCGACGGAACAGGACTCATGTGTGAAATGCGGTAAAGATGGGCAGTTGCTGAAATGTTCCAGCTGCTTCTTAGCCGCCCATGCTACCTGTTTTGGTTCATCGGTGACATTCGATGACTCTGGCCATTTTGATTGCCCTGTTTGCTATTGCCGTAAAGCCGCTAAAGCATTGGAAAAGGCTAAGAAAACATACTCTGAAGCTAGAAAAAAATTATCTGTTTTCTGCAGCGGCTGGAAGCAATTTTCTAAGGAACACAGTGAGCTGATGAATGGCTTTCACACAGCTAAAAAGCAAGGTAACCATCAGTCTGAAGCAGCTGAGCTATGTCGCAAGGATGGAGAGCCTAGTCATCTGAAAGAAAATGGTACAAGTGATGCTTGTCCTGAGAATGCAGTCACCACAAAGACAACCATTTTTTCGAGTTCTGAGAATGCAAAATCCCATGGAGACAGCAATAGCAATTTGTCTCATGAAGTGCCATATTCAGCTCGGGATAGATCCAGTTCTGTTGCAAATCGCAACATTGGGGTTGGCAAAGAGAATTGTCTAATGAATTCTCCCAATTGCAATTTTCCTGATAGACTAGGAGCTATATCTTCGCGAAACATAAGCCGCCGCAAAGTAAGCTTTCAAGAAATGGGGACAGTGGCACCAAATAGTACTTGGAAAACATTGAGGTACCAAGATCAGTTTGTGCATTCTCCAGCAAGGAAAAGATATTATCCATACCCACCCGAGCATTA CTACAGTCCCCACACACCAGCTATGAGGAGTCCCCTGGCGCCAAGTAAAACGCCTTTTACAGGTAAAACACCTTTCACATCGACAACCGCGAGGCGCAAGATGATCTTCTGGACCGAGGCAGAGGAGGTGGCTCTGAGG GAGGCGGTGGCGAAGTTCGCCCCGAAGGGGGAGGCTGCGAAGGAGAAGAGGTCGATCTCATGGGTGCGCATACACGAGTATTGCAGGGAGTCGATCCACCCCACCCGCTGCCCGGACGACCTGCGGAAGAAGTGGAACCGCATGAAGAACAAGCTGGGTGGGTGTCCTGAAGACGGCAGCGTAGGAGGAGACGGCTGCTTCTGA
- the LOC119292238 gene encoding DNA-directed RNA polymerases II, IV and V subunit 9A-like, with the protein MSAMKFCRECNNILYPKEEKERKLLLFACRNCEHQEVAGDNCVYRNIVHHEAGERTQVLQDVASDPTLPRTKDVRCAACGHGEAVFFQATARGEEGMTLFFVCCNPSCGNRWRE; encoded by the exons atgagcGCCATGAAGTTCTGCCGCGAGTG CAACAACATCCTGTACCCCAAGGAGGAGAAGGAGCGGAAACTCCTCCTCTTCGCCTGCCGCAACTGCGAGCACCAG GAGGTGGCCGGCGACAACTGCGTCTACCGCAACATCGTGCACCACGAGGCCGGGGAGCGCACGCAGGTCCTGCAGGACGTGGCCTCCGACCCCACCCTGCCCCGCACCAAGGACGTCCGCTGCGCCGCCTGCGGCCACGGCGAGGCCGTCTTCTTCCAG GCTACAGCAAGAGGGGAGGAGGGGATGACTCTCTTCTTCGTGTGCTGCAACCCCTCCTGCGGCAACCGGTGGAGGGAGTGA
- the LOC119292235 gene encoding protein SRG1-like isoform X1, giving the protein MASLPVPSVQAMVAATGGADVPPRYLRPAEAVAGDSEAQIPIIDYQRLLLELELDRHGEESARLHGACQDWGFFQLINHSVPDDVVEGMKASIQQFFQLPMETKKQFAMERGQLEGYGQLFVFSEDQKLDWADILYLYTQPHESRNTKLWPDQPANFRSMLDRYSGAVKDVSDSLLATMAKNLGLKREAIADKCIRGVQSVRMNYYPPCAQAEKVVGLSPHSDAGLLTLVLQVNHVQGLQIKRNNRWLPVKPVPGAFIVNIGDMFEVFTNGRYKSIEHRAVVDPKEERLSVAAFHLPNIHAIISPLKEIAAHEDDGYKTLDHGSFMKLFYTTKLEGKSFLERLKLN; this is encoded by the exons ATGGCATCTCTCCCTGTCCCGAGTGTGCAGGCCATGGTGGCGGCCACCGGTGGAGCCGACGTGCCGCCAAGGTATCTCCGTCCGGCAGAGGCGGTCGCTGGCGACAGCGAGGCCCAGATCCCCATCATCGACTACCAGAGGCTGCTGCTGGAGCTGGAGCTGGACCGCCATGGCGAGGAGTCTGCACGCCTTCACGGGGCCTGCCAGGACTGGGGCTTTTTCCAG CTGATTAACCACAGCGTCCCAGACGATGTGGTGGAGGGAATGAAGGCCAGCATCCAGCAGTTCTTTCAgttacccatggagacgaagaaacaGTTTGCTATGGAGCGAGGGCAGCTGGAAGGCTACGGTCAACTATTCGTCTTCTCGGAGGATCAGAAGCTCGATTGGGCTGACATACTTTACCTCTACACACAGCCACATGAGAGCAGGAACACCAAGCTCTGGCCAGACCAGCCTGCCAACTTCAG ATCGATGCTGGATAGATATTCTGGTGCTGTCAAGGATGTATCAGACTCCCTTTTGGCCACGATGGCAAAGAATTTGGGACTGAAAAGAGAAGCGATCGCTGACAAATGCATCCGTGGAGTGCAGTCTGTCAGAATGAACTACTACCCCCCATGCGCCCAAGCTGAGAAAGTCGTTGGCTTATCCCCGCATTCTGATGCTGGTCTCCTAACCCTTGTCCTCCAAGTGAATCATGTCCAGGGCCTGCAGATCAAGAGGAACAACAGGTGGCTTCCAGTCAAGCCTGTCCCGGGCGCTTTCATCGTCAACATCGGAGATATGTTTGAG GTCTTCACGAACGGGAGGTACAAGAGCATCGAGCACCGGGCGGTTGTCGACCCGAAGGAAGAACGGCTGTCAGTCGCGGCGTTCCACTTACCAAACATCCACGCCATTATAAGTCCTCTGAAGGAGATTGCGGCACATGAAGACGATGGCTACAAGACGTTGGACCACGGGAGCTTCATGAAGCTTTTCTACACGACAAAGCTCGAGGGGAAGAGCTTCTTGGAGAGGCTGAAGCTAAACTAG
- the LOC119292235 gene encoding protein SRG1-like isoform X2 — MASLPVPSVQAMVAATGGADVPPRYLRPAEAVAGDSEAQIPIIDYQRLLLELELDRHGEESARLHGACQDWGFFQLINHSVPDDVVEGMKASIQQFFQLPMETKKQFAMERGQLEGYGQLFVFSEDQKLDWADILYLYTQPHESRNTKLWPDQPANFRYSGAVKDVSDSLLATMAKNLGLKREAIADKCIRGVQSVRMNYYPPCAQAEKVVGLSPHSDAGLLTLVLQVNHVQGLQIKRNNRWLPVKPVPGAFIVNIGDMFEVFTNGRYKSIEHRAVVDPKEERLSVAAFHLPNIHAIISPLKEIAAHEDDGYKTLDHGSFMKLFYTTKLEGKSFLERLKLN; from the exons ATGGCATCTCTCCCTGTCCCGAGTGTGCAGGCCATGGTGGCGGCCACCGGTGGAGCCGACGTGCCGCCAAGGTATCTCCGTCCGGCAGAGGCGGTCGCTGGCGACAGCGAGGCCCAGATCCCCATCATCGACTACCAGAGGCTGCTGCTGGAGCTGGAGCTGGACCGCCATGGCGAGGAGTCTGCACGCCTTCACGGGGCCTGCCAGGACTGGGGCTTTTTCCAG CTGATTAACCACAGCGTCCCAGACGATGTGGTGGAGGGAATGAAGGCCAGCATCCAGCAGTTCTTTCAgttacccatggagacgaagaaacaGTTTGCTATGGAGCGAGGGCAGCTGGAAGGCTACGGTCAACTATTCGTCTTCTCGGAGGATCAGAAGCTCGATTGGGCTGACATACTTTACCTCTACACACAGCCACATGAGAGCAGGAACACCAAGCTCTGGCCAGACCAGCCTGCCAACTTCAG ATATTCTGGTGCTGTCAAGGATGTATCAGACTCCCTTTTGGCCACGATGGCAAAGAATTTGGGACTGAAAAGAGAAGCGATCGCTGACAAATGCATCCGTGGAGTGCAGTCTGTCAGAATGAACTACTACCCCCCATGCGCCCAAGCTGAGAAAGTCGTTGGCTTATCCCCGCATTCTGATGCTGGTCTCCTAACCCTTGTCCTCCAAGTGAATCATGTCCAGGGCCTGCAGATCAAGAGGAACAACAGGTGGCTTCCAGTCAAGCCTGTCCCGGGCGCTTTCATCGTCAACATCGGAGATATGTTTGAG GTCTTCACGAACGGGAGGTACAAGAGCATCGAGCACCGGGCGGTTGTCGACCCGAAGGAAGAACGGCTGTCAGTCGCGGCGTTCCACTTACCAAACATCCACGCCATTATAAGTCCTCTGAAGGAGATTGCGGCACATGAAGACGATGGCTACAAGACGTTGGACCACGGGAGCTTCATGAAGCTTTTCTACACGACAAAGCTCGAGGGGAAGAGCTTCTTGGAGAGGCTGAAGCTAAACTAG
- the LOC119292237 gene encoding protein SRG1-like, whose protein sequence is MESLPVPSVQAMVAATGGADVPPRYLRPAEAVTGIVDGEGEAQIPIIDYRRLLLELDRRGEESARLHSACQEWGFFQLVNHSVPPDVVEGMKANIQQFFQLPAETKKRFAQERGQLEGYGQLFVVSEDQKLDWADMLYLYTQPPESRNTKFWPDQPVNFRSTLDRYSGAVKEIADSLLATMAENLGLKQEVIADRCVGGVQSVRMNYYPPCAQADKVVGFSPHSDADLLTLVLQVNHVQGLQIKRNGSWFPVRPVEGALIVNIGDIFEIFTNGRYRSIEHRAVVDPKEERLSAAAFHSPNIHATIGPLKELTVDEDEAYKTVDHENFMRLFFATKLEGKSFLDRMKLK, encoded by the exons ATGGAATCTCTCCCCGTCCCGAGCGTGCAGGCCATGGTGGCGGCCACCGGCGGAGCCGATGTGCCACCGAGGTATCTCCGGCCTGCGGAGGCGGTCACCGGCATCGTCGACGGCGAGGGTGAGGCCCAGATCCCCATCATCGACTACCGGAGGCTGCTGCTGGAGCTGGATCGCCGCGGCGAGGAGTCCGCGCGCCTCCACAGCGCCTGCCAGGAATGGGGCTTCTTCCAG CTGGTTAACCACAGTGTCCCGCCCGATGTGGTGGAGGGAATGAAGGCCAACATTCAGCAATTCTTTCAGCTACCCGCAGAGACAAAGAAACGATTCGCGCAGGAGCGAGGGCAGCTGGAAGGCTACGGTCAGCTGTTCGTCGTCTCGGAGGATCAGAAGCTTGACTGGGCcgatatgctttacctgtacacacAGCCACCTGAGAGCAGGAACACCAAGTTCTGGCCTGACCAGCCTGTTAACTTCAG ATCGACGCTGGATAGATACTCTGGTGCTGTGAAGGAGATAGCGGATTCCCTTTTGGCGACGATGGCGGAGAACTTGGGACTGAAACAAGAGGTGATTGCTGACAGATGCGTGGGCGGAGTGCAGTCTGTCAGGATGAACTACTACCCGCCGTGCGCGCAAGCAGACAAAGTCGTCGGCTTCTCCCCGCACTCTGACGCTGATCTCCTGACCCTCGTCCTCCAAGTGAACCATGTCCAAGGCCTGCAGATCAAGAGGAACGGCAGCTGGTTCCCCGTCAGGCCTGTCGAGGGCGCTCTCATCGTCAACATTGGGGATATCTTTGAG ATCTTCACAAATGGGAGGTACAGGAGCATCGAGCACCGTGCGGTCGTTGACCCCAAGGAGGAACGGCTGTCGGCCGCGGCGTTCCACTCCCCGAACATCCACGCCACGATAGGCCCGCTGAAGGAGCTTACGGTGGACGAAGACGAGGCCTACAAGACGGTGGACCACGAGAACTTCATGAGGCTTTTCTTCGCGACGAAGCTGGAGGGGAAGAGCTTCTTGGATCGGATGAAGCTGAAGTAG